A section of the Maylandia zebra isolate NMK-2024a linkage group LG8, Mzebra_GT3a, whole genome shotgun sequence genome encodes:
- the si:dkey-94l16.4 gene encoding uncharacterized protein si:dkey-94l16.4, which yields MEQPPGSIDDLQPQELSTSCIPTVIDLARKGEECVLNSTTAFDGLSMVKSPGWFPNSGNSNPGLQGFSETSSSDIAHQSGDQIQPDNAFSRTTVTLSYVSRSHVLSFQDTLSQHSPLYSVSPISKFSLHPPCDTDKGLGETGYAVNQHYLAQVEGPEDLATQTELFQSLSQAQGGLENNVDRTQDSHECNSGVTFGENHSLAGDDSPHLDNCSGACAESSPETVTPVTEKDAEKAGAEVLFLMSKTPEQVVASDSAGARDLCSLSREYISPLEDPVSPSATSLDDVEDVFVLPQASSSPSGDNSYLETTEGVSCDSLNTEGAIQPSSGISDGTTRLDSSDENKQPGSRRKAALEPLIDLTDDVCAAEVPENNHKTVIPHMNGNAKALERSLKEKKLPIRSSRGTRLEAIVMNINSSRYKVSGCIRTSNKVNASQSTSSDSTISISKKKDSVLAGKRRSRVKVSASAKPVKQKAVTPLKRGKSNNLNTDSCKDSTSDSEMIGNSKKSRRSAPPKSPRSAARRESSKTEPVNVSQPVHPPETSPVKSKRKTSPQSSPQFALHNNSKEEPELLPQPDPSVEIQVARFSPPSKSPKKNQGKANSRSPASKASPTAKTKAARTPKRRRKKHKAGQSSSMFSPKEPEIKLKYVNYKEDKRDMRPDSFSPFIHVERQQSSPSLCTVVNYPEEVRAQHKKGSQQQANTSGFISAVVPSTSCLQLGRVSTHGQDQRPLICCLCGQSANAMDLGDLHGPYFPEGYQPSTKKPASTLGLKEDDYSDSDSSSCSMRGRGRKCAAVPAVRALRPGAQLKKRGLIENHRWNISTIGTGSPAAKRVRSDASSANVEDWYSPPMLLLQPCEYWLHEDCGIWSAGVFLVKGKVYGLEEAVKVGQETTCSACNDPGATLGCFFKGCPNKYHYRCALESDCVLIEENFSMKCKKHKNKTFKGPSREQMGRKGTETS from the exons ATGGAGCAGCCACCAGGGAGCATAGATGATCTACAGCCTCAAGAGCTCTCTACTTCCTGCATCCCCACTGTGATCGACCTGGCCAGGAAAGGGGAAGAATGTGTCCTCAACTCCACGACGGCTTTTGATGGCTTGTCGATGGTCAAGAGCCCCGGCTGGTTCCCAAACTCTGGGAACAGCAACCCTGGATTACAGGGATTCTCAGAGACCAGCTCCTCAGACATCGCACACCAATCAGGGGATCAAATTCAGCCAGACAATGCCTTCTCGCGCACTACAGTCACCCTTTCATACGTGAGCCGGTCTCACGTCTTGTCTTTTCAAGACACCCTATCTCAACACTCGCCTCTGTACAGTGTGTCGCCTATCAGCAAGTTCTCCCTCCACCCTCCTTGTGACACAGATAAAGGGCTCGGGGAGACCGGCTATGCAGTGAACCAGCATTACTTGGCGCAGGTTGAGGGGCCCGAGGACCTCGCCACACAGACGGAACTTTTTCAGTCATTGTCTCAGGCTCAAGGGGGACTGGAGAACAATGTGGACAGAACACAGGACTCTCATGAGTGTAACAGTGGAGTCACTTTCGGTGAGAATCACAGCCTTGCTGGTGATGACAGCCCACATCTGGATAACTGTTCAGGAGCATGTGCCGAATCCTCTCCAGAGACTGTCACCCCTGTCACAGAGAAGGACGCGGAGAAAGCAGGCGCTGAGGTGCTCTTTCTCATGTCTAAGACACCAGAGCAGGTGGTTGCCTCAGACAGTGCGGGTGCCAGAGACCTTTGTTCACTGAGCAGGGAGTATATAAGTCCTCTGGAGGACCCTGTTTCCCCCTCTGCTACCTCACTGGACGATGTGGAAGATGTATTTGTGCTGCCTCAGGCCTCGAGCTCACCCAGCGGCGACAACTCTTATCTTGAGACAACTGAGGGGGTCTCGTGTGATAGCTTGAATACAGAAGGGGCCATTCAGCCAAGCTCTGGCATCAGCGATGGCACCACAAGGTTGGATTCAAGTGATGAAAATAAACAGCCGGGCAGTAGACGAAAGGCTGCGCTGGAGCCTTTGATCGACTTGACAGATGATGTTTGTGCAGCGGAAGTTCCTGAAAACAATCACAAGACTGTTATTCCTCACATGAACGGGAATGCAAAGGCACTAGAGAGAAGtttgaaagaaaagaagctGCCAATACGTTCCAGCAGAGGGACACGGCTAGAGGCCATAGTTATGAATATAAATTCAAGCAGGTATAAAGTATCAGGATGCATACGCACTAGTAACAAAGTTAATGCTTCCCAGTCAACATCTAGCGATTCCACTATATCTATTTCTAAGAAGAAAGACTCTGTGTTAGCAGGTAAAAGGAGAAGCCGAGTAAAAGTGTCTGCCTCAGCGAAACCAGTGAAACAGAAAGCAGTAACTCCTCTGAAAAGAGGCAAATCAAATAACCTGAATACTGACAGCTGCAAAGACTCTACCTCTGATTCAGAAATGATCGGTAATTCTAAAAAGTCGCGGCGCAGCGCACCTCCAAAAAGCCCCCGGTCTGCTGCGCGGAGAGAGAGTTCAAAGACTGAACCGGTGAATGTTTCCCAACCTGTGCACCCACCCGAAACTAGCCCTGTGAAGTCAAAGAGGAAAACCTCCCCACAGTCAAGTCCTCAGTTTGCTCTACATAATAACTCAAAGGAGGAGCCTGAACTGCTTCCTCAGCCAGACCCCTCAGTGGAAATCCAGGTGGCAAGATTTTCACCACCATCAAAATCTCCAAAGAAAAACCAAGGCAAAGCCAACAGCAGATCTCCTGCTAGCAAAGCGTCGCCCACTGCCAAGACGAAGGCTGCTCGCACTCCCAAAAGAAGGCGAAAGAAACATAAAGCGGGTCAGTCTTCGTCCATGTTTTCCCCAAAAGAGCCTGAGATCAAGCTCAAGTATGTCAACTACAAGGAGGATAAAAGGGATATGAGGCCAGACAGTTTCTCTCCGTTTATCCACGTGGAGCGTCAGCAGTCCTCTCCGTCGCTGTGTACTGTCGTCAATTACCCAGAGGAGGTAAGGGCGCAGCACAAGAAGGGCTCGCAGCAGCAGGCTAATACCAGCGGCTTCATTTCTGCAGTCGTACCCAgcacttcctgtctgcagctgggCCGGGTGTCCACTCACGGTCAGGATCAGCGCCCTCTTATCTGCTGCCTGTGTGGGCAGTCAGCCAACGCCATGGACTTGGGGGACCTTCACGGCCCTTACTTCCCTGAAGGTTACCAGCCGAGCACCAAAAAACCAGCCAGCACTTTAGGCCTCAAAGAGGATGACTACAGTGATTCGGACTCTTCATCTTGCAGCATGAGAGGAAGGGGGAGGAAGTGTGCCGCTGTGCCCGCTGTGCGGGCCCTGAGGCCTGGAGCTCAGCTGAAGAAGAGGGGCCTAATAGAGAACCACCGATGGAACATCAGCACCATCGGCACAGGCAGCCCTGCAGCTAAACGAGTGCGGTCAGATGCTAGCTCTGCGAATGTGGAGGACTGGTATAGCCCCCCTATGTTGCTTCTCCAACCTTGTGAATACTGGCTTCATGAAGACTGCGGCATCTGGTCTGCAGGCGTGTTCCTTGTGAAGGGCAAAGTGTACGGCCTGGAGGAGGCTGTCAAAGTAGGCCAGGAGACG ACGTGTTCAGCGTGCAATGACCCAGGTGCTACGCTGGGCTGTTTCTTCAAAGGCTGCCCCAACAAGTACCACTACAGGTGTGCTCTGGAGTCAG ACTGTGTACTCATTGAAGAAAACTTCTCCATGAAGTGTAAGAAGCACAAG AACAAGACATTCAAAGGCCCCTCCAGGGAGCAGATGGGACGAAAGGGGACAGAAACCTCGTGA